Proteins encoded in a region of the Mytilus edulis unplaced genomic scaffold, xbMytEdul2.2 SCAFFOLD_607, whole genome shotgun sequence genome:
- the LOC139505663 gene encoding GLIPR1-like protein 1, which yields MNLYAFAIVISICLMPALSVSNDTFVRKLGNPILRLEKENKSTPNGEIIKTGEGMKHTGPAVNAPRSLKLYRRSTGSGLSVSQSEQIVNLHNVARQQVQPPASNMANMHWDNELAAKAQEYANQCIWGHNSARSNSPSTFSYVGENIYVQTNTMNTDVLESGFTAWDDEKNGFHYDTNMCSNAPCGHYTQIIWAGSTALGCGVSNCPSMTNLPEYDFVDYWVFLVCNYGPGGNINGRLPYVEDTSGSSTGTGGEPATSINGCRK from the exons ATGAATTTGTATGCCTTTGCAATCGTCATTTCCATATGTTTAATGCCAGCGTTAAGTGTATCCAATGACACGTTTGTTAGAAAATTAGGGAATCCTATTTTGCGATTAGAAAAAGAGAACAAATCCACGCCAAATGGTGAAATTATAAAAACCGGAGAAGGGATGAAGCACACAGGCCCAGCTGTCAACGCACCACGTTCGCTAAAGTTGTATCGTAGAAGTACCGGGAGTGGTTTGTCTGTATCACAAAGCGAGCAAATCGTGAATCTTCACAATGTTGCACGACAACAGGTCCAACCTCCAGCTTCGAATATGGCAAACATG cACTGGGATAATGAGTTGGCAGCAAAAGCACAAGAATATGCCAACCAATGTATCTGGGGACACAACTCGGCTAGATCAAACTCGCCTTCGACATTCTCTTATGTCGGGGAGAACATTTACGTCCAAACCA ACACAATGAACACGGATGTCCTTGAAAGCGGTTTCACAGCGTGGGACGACGAGAAAAATGGATTTCACTACGATACAAATATGTGTTCTAATGCACCATGTGGACATTACACACAA ATTATCTGGGCAGGGAGTACTGCATTAGGATGCGGAGTTTCTAATTGTCCCTCCATGACAAACCTTCCGGAATACGACTTCGTTGATTATTGGGTATTTTTAGTGTGTAATTATGGACCAGG AGGTAATATAAATGGGAGATTACCGTACGTTGAAGATACGTCAGGAAGTAGCACTGGTACTGGCGGAGAACCTGCAACAAGTATAAATGGATGCCggaaatga